A window from Diachasmimorpha longicaudata isolate KC_UGA_2023 chromosome 5, iyDiaLong2, whole genome shotgun sequence encodes these proteins:
- the LOC135163123 gene encoding gastrula zinc finger protein XlCGF57.1-like isoform X2: MSNIRSNFPPENEAKEINEEFSDPQEKGPPRTSHVNEKAEVYVIDLRHDLENNKNNPYKYFLVYIEAYSHYTVLKPLRLNNEEEIAENLLDIFSIIGCPVIINYYNSSINKNSEKLSEVLGAYKIPIFNVKVEENTNKEGSISLGNHLKEQLFDWSRENPNSLLQIGLKSLQMTTNNRINELTNKSPFQLLFNQLLVLNTVKYSPNTTETKKLVTNSKSPRPRPNAKQSPKSSSSIPCPYCSLKFTFPSVLKRHLRSHTNERPYVCEICNKTFKQSGHLSQHCLSHAFPTSQCPICSTKFESRDQLKAHLSRHHRNKRGIQSKPIFQCDSCKKVFTIKSVLERHILTHTHERQFDCKICGKRFKQAGHLKSHTLVHTGEKKFVCSICSKRFTLSNSLKKHMYVHNGEKPYQCDVCGSRFLERRNLNGHLMTHTNERPFGCKICDKRYTLADTLRRHVSAAHENGRTYQCEICAKMFKQLAHLSVHKKVHTDERPFQCHLCDKNFKHKNVLKSHLAIHANVRPFECDVCKATFVRKTNLQTHITSAHMNERPYCCNICNKRFKQISHLNGHVIVHSNSMPFQCDYCERRCNRLDNLKKHMKLHEKNKGV, encoded by the coding sequence ATGAGCAATATTCGTTCAAATTTTCCACCAGAGAATGAGGCCAaggaaattaatgaagaattcTCCGATCCCCAAGAGAAGGGTCCTCCACGAACTTCCCATGTCAACGAAAAGGCGGAGGTGTACGTAATCGATTTGCGACATGATCTCGAGAATAATAAGAATAATCCATACAAATATTTCTTAGTATACATAGAAGCCTATTCCCACTATACTGTGCTGAAACCCCTGAGACTGAATAATGAAGAAGAAATTGCGGAGAACCTCctagatattttttccatcatagGATGTCCAGTCATAATCAACTACTACAATAGCAGTATTAACAAGAACTCTGAAAAACTATCAGAAGTGCTAGGAGCCTACAAAATACCCATCTTCAACGTAAAAGTGGAAGAAAACACCAACAAAGAAGGCTCGATATCTCTGGGAAACCATTTGAAGGAGCAATTGTTCGATTGGAGTAGGGAAAATCCGAACAGCCTCCTCCAAATCGGTCTCAAATCTCTCCAGATGACTACAAATAATAGAATCAACGAACTAACAAATAAATCCCCATTCCAACTATTGTTCAATCAATTGTTAGTTCTCAACACTGTCAAATATTCTCCAAACACCACCGAAACCAAGAAACTCGTGACCAATTCCAAATCTCCCCGGCCACGTCCCAATGCCAAGCAATCCCCAAAGTCCTCCTCAAGCATCCCCTGCCCCTATTGCTCTCTGAAATTCACCTTCCCAAGTGTCTTAAAACGTCACCTGCGATCTCACACAAATGAGCGCCCCTACGTCTGtgaaatttgcaataaaacgTTCAAGCAATCGGGCCACCTGAGCCAGCACTGCTTGAGCCACGCCTTCCCGACCTCCCAGTGTCCGATCTGCAGTACAAAATTCGAATCCCGGGACCAATTGAAAGCCCACTTGTCCAGACACCACAGGAATAAACGGGGAATACAGAGCAAGCCGATATTTCAGTGTGACAGTTGCAAGAAAGTCTTCACGATAAAAAGTGTCTTGGAGCGACACATCCTGACGCACACCCACGAGCGTCAGTTCGACTGCAAAATCTGTGGAAAGAGATTCAAGCAGGCAGGACACCTGAAGTCTCACACGCTGGTTCATACCGGGGAGAAGAAGTTTGTATGTTCGATATGCTCAAAACGTTTTACACTCTCCAACAGCCTCAAGAAGCACATGTACGTTCACAACGGGGAGAAACCTTATCAGTGCGATGTGTGTGGGTCCAGGTTCCTCGAGAGAAGAAATTTGAACGGTCACTTGATGACCCACACGAATGAGAGACCCTTCGGCTGTAAAATATGTGATAAACGTTACACTTTGGCGGACACATTGAGGAGACACGTCAGTGCAGCTCACGAGAATGGGAGGACTTATCAGTGTGAGATCTGTGCGAAGATGTTCAAACAATTGGCGCATCTGTCGGTTCATAAGAAAGTTCATACAGATGAACGGCCCTTTCAGTGTCACCTTTGTGATAAAAACTTTAAACATAAGAATGTGCTCAAGAGCCATCTGGCTATTCATGCTAATGTGAGACCCTTTGAGTGCGATGTCTGCAAGGCTACCTTTGTCAGGAAGACTAATCTCCAGACACATATCACGTCCGCGCACATGAATGAACGACCGTATTGTTGTAATATTTGTAACAAGAGGTTTAAACAGATTAGTCATTTGAATGGACATGTTATTGTGCATAGTAACTCTATGCCATTTCAGTGTGATTATTGTGAGAGGAGATGTAACAGACTGGATAATCTGAAGAAGCATATGAAGCTGCATGAGAAGAATAAAGGGGTATGA
- the LOC135163135 gene encoding dihydrofolate reductase, giving the protein MKLGLNLIAAACEKGGIGVDGRLPWKLKSEMKFFSDMTTNTQDNTKQNVVLMGRRTWECIPQKHRPLQNRINMVLSSQDLDLGDAAIVCKSIPAAIEMISSGSLKGKVEKIWVIGGSSVYKTAMESPNFHRLYLTEIRKYFECDTFFPDIPNDFITVTDPDVPQGIQRENGIEFEYKVYQRDNNDL; this is encoded by the exons ATGAAATTGGGATTGAATCTAATCGCTGCAGCCTGCGAGAAGGGAGGAATTGGAGTGGATGGACGTCTCCCCTGGAAATTGAA GAGTGAGATGAAGTTCTTCTCCGACATGACCACGAATACCCAGGATAACACCAAGCAGAATGTCGTGCTGATGGGCAGAAGAACTTGGGAATGTATCCCACAAAAACATCGACCACTTCAAAACAGAATCAATATGGTCTTGAGCAGTCAAGACTT ggacCTTGGTGATGCGGCAATTGTATGCAAAAGCATTCCTGCAGCAATTGAGATGATTTCTAGTGGTTCTTTGAAGGGCAAGGTCGAGAAGATTTGGGTCATTGGAGGAAGCTCTGTTTacaaa ACAGCGATGGAATCACCGAACTTTCACCGCCTTTATCTGACAGAAATAAGGAAATACTTCGAGTGCGATACGTTTTTCCCAGACATTCCGAACGACTTTATCACAGTTAC AGATCCGGATGTTCCTCAAGGTATTCAACGAGAAAATGGAATTGAATTCGAGTACAAAGTATACCAGAGAGATAACAACGATCTGTAA
- the LOC135163132 gene encoding probable palmitoyltransferase ZDHHC24, which translates to MNFRKNLWPKTAGDAASIVFLLIIVPVIYWFELWVVLPQLFPSGSLLYLFHFTLGTFILINIVGNFTYTVLCDTSTRSLILPWGKGKMKEGWRFCVSCEAMAPPRSWHCQTCDICILKRDHHCVFTGCCIGHFNHRYFLMFVLYLFIATVYSFYYNNYFIWGRIEFQFPMSIVKLIFPLASFAFGLDYSTDQLYLMLYVISIVGMGFTGTLSVYHFQLVFTGAVAHERVKKNSKYDLGWRENVKNVFGERWYLTWILPYFESKLVGDGITWRTADSENKNWKGK; encoded by the coding sequence atgaattttcggaaaaatctCTGGCCAAAAACTGCCGGTGATGCTGCATCGATAGTGTTCCTCCTGATAATTGTTCCAGTGATATATTGGTTCGAACTCTGGGTGGTTCTTCCACAGCTCTTCCCCTCAGGATCTCTCCTCTATCTCTTTCATTTCACCCTGGGGACATTCATCCTTATAAACATCGTCGGCAACTTCACGTACACTGTTCTTTGCGACACAAGCACGAGATCACTGATTCTTCCATGGGGCAAAGGAAAGATGAAAGAAGGCTGGAGATTCTGTGTATCTTGCGAGGCCATGGCTCCCCCTCGATCCTGGCATTGTCAGACGTGCGATATCTGCATCCTGAAGCGGGATCACCACTGTGTATTCACGGGATGCTGCATCGGCCACTTCAATCATCGATATTTCCTCATGTTTGTGCTATACTTATTCATCGCGACGGTCTACAGCTTTTATTATAACAATTACTTCATCTGGGGAAGAATTGAATTTCAGTTCCCCATGTCCATtgttaaattgatttttccactgGCCTCATTCGCTTTTGGATTGGACTATTCCACGGATCAGCTGTATCTCATGCTCTACGTTATTTCAATCGTGGGAATGGGTTTCACTGGGACACTTTCTGTTTATCATTTTCAACTGGTATTTACTGGGGCCGTTGCCCATGAACGAGTTAAGAAGAATTCGAAGTACGATTTAGGGTGGAGAGAGAACGTGAAGAACGTCTTTGGAGAACGATGGTATCTCACGTGGATTTTACCCTATTTTGAATCCAAACTCGTTGGAGATGGAATCACTTGGAGGACAGCAGACTCAGAGAATAAGAATTGGAAGGGGAAGTGA
- the LOC135163136 gene encoding adenosine 5'-monophosphoramidase HINT1: protein MVIRSMSLLLSKSSKILTSRHVTSPTQLFSFRKMASEVEKAQSATAGEDTIFGKILRKEIPCKFIYEDEQCVAFNDVNPQSPVHFLVIPRKPIPQLSKAEDDDEAILGHLMNVARKVAKEQGLDKGFRLVINDGQNGAQSVYHLHIHVLGGRQMQWPPG, encoded by the exons ATGGTGATAAGATCAATGAGCCTCTTACTGTCAAAGTCATCGAAAATCCTCACTTCTCGACATGTCACATCGCCCACTCAGCTGTTTTCATTCCGAAAAATGGCGTCCGAGGTTGAAAAAGCTCAATCGGCGACTGCCGGTGAAGACacgatttttggaaaaattctgcgTAAAGAAATTCCTTGTAAATTCATTTACGAAGATGAACAG tgtGTAGCATTCAATGATGTCAATCCTCAATCTCCGGTGCATTTCCTGGTAATCCCCAGGAAGCCAATCCCTCAATTATCGAAAGCGGAGGACGATGACGAGGCGATTCTGGGGCATCTGATGAATGTAGCACGCAAAGTTGCTAAAGAGCAAGGTCTCGATAAAGGCTTCCGTCTCGTTATCAACGATGGACAAAATGGAGCACAATCTGTATATCATCTGCATATTCATGTCCTCGGAGGAAGACAAATGCAGTGGCCACCTGGTTAA
- the LOC135163123 gene encoding zinc finger protein OZF-like isoform X3, producing the protein MRPRKLMKNSPIPKRRVLHELPMSTKRRRLYIEAYSHYTVLKPLRLNNEEEIAENLLDIFSIIGCPVIINYYNSSINKNSEKLSEVLGAYKIPIFNVKVEENTNKEGSISLGNHLKEQLFDWSRENPNSLLQIGLKSLQMTTNNRINELTNKSPFQLLFNQLLVLNTVKYSPNTTETKKLVTNSKSPRPRPNAKQSPKSSSSIPCPYCSLKFTFPSVLKRHLRSHTNERPYVCEICNKTFKQSGHLSQHCLSHAFPTSQCPICSTKFESRDQLKAHLSRHHRNKRGIQSKPIFQCDSCKKVFTIKSVLERHILTHTHERQFDCKICGKRFKQAGHLKSHTLVHTGEKKFVCSICSKRFTLSNSLKKHMYVHNGEKPYQCDVCGSRFLERRNLNGHLMTHTNERPFGCKICDKRYTLADTLRRHVSAAHENGRTYQCEICAKMFKQLAHLSVHKKVHTDERPFQCHLCDKNFKHKNVLKSHLAIHANVRPFECDVCKATFVRKTNLQTHITSAHMNERPYCCNICNKRFKQISHLNGHVIVHSNSMPFQCDYCERRCNRLDNLKKHMKLHEKNKGV; encoded by the exons ATGAGGCCAaggaaattaatgaagaattcTCCGATCCCCAAGAGAAGGGTCCTCCACGAACTTCCCATGTCAACGAAAAGGCGGAGGT TATACATAGAAGCCTATTCCCACTATACTGTGCTGAAACCCCTGAGACTGAATAATGAAGAAGAAATTGCGGAGAACCTCctagatattttttccatcatagGATGTCCAGTCATAATCAACTACTACAATAGCAGTATTAACAAGAACTCTGAAAAACTATCAGAAGTGCTAGGAGCCTACAAAATACCCATCTTCAACGTAAAAGTGGAAGAAAACACCAACAAAGAAGGCTCGATATCTCTGGGAAACCATTTGAAGGAGCAATTGTTCGATTGGAGTAGGGAAAATCCGAACAGCCTCCTCCAAATCGGTCTCAAATCTCTCCAGATGACTACAAATAATAGAATCAACGAACTAACAAATAAATCCCCATTCCAACTATTGTTCAATCAATTGTTAGTTCTCAACACTGTCAAATATTCTCCAAACACCACCGAAACCAAGAAACTCGTGACCAATTCCAAATCTCCCCGGCCACGTCCCAATGCCAAGCAATCCCCAAAGTCCTCCTCAAGCATCCCCTGCCCCTATTGCTCTCTGAAATTCACCTTCCCAAGTGTCTTAAAACGTCACCTGCGATCTCACACAAATGAGCGCCCCTACGTCTGtgaaatttgcaataaaacgTTCAAGCAATCGGGCCACCTGAGCCAGCACTGCTTGAGCCACGCCTTCCCGACCTCCCAGTGTCCGATCTGCAGTACAAAATTCGAATCCCGGGACCAATTGAAAGCCCACTTGTCCAGACACCACAGGAATAAACGGGGAATACAGAGCAAGCCGATATTTCAGTGTGACAGTTGCAAGAAAGTCTTCACGATAAAAAGTGTCTTGGAGCGACACATCCTGACGCACACCCACGAGCGTCAGTTCGACTGCAAAATCTGTGGAAAGAGATTCAAGCAGGCAGGACACCTGAAGTCTCACACGCTGGTTCATACCGGGGAGAAGAAGTTTGTATGTTCGATATGCTCAAAACGTTTTACACTCTCCAACAGCCTCAAGAAGCACATGTACGTTCACAACGGGGAGAAACCTTATCAGTGCGATGTGTGTGGGTCCAGGTTCCTCGAGAGAAGAAATTTGAACGGTCACTTGATGACCCACACGAATGAGAGACCCTTCGGCTGTAAAATATGTGATAAACGTTACACTTTGGCGGACACATTGAGGAGACACGTCAGTGCAGCTCACGAGAATGGGAGGACTTATCAGTGTGAGATCTGTGCGAAGATGTTCAAACAATTGGCGCATCTGTCGGTTCATAAGAAAGTTCATACAGATGAACGGCCCTTTCAGTGTCACCTTTGTGATAAAAACTTTAAACATAAGAATGTGCTCAAGAGCCATCTGGCTATTCATGCTAATGTGAGACCCTTTGAGTGCGATGTCTGCAAGGCTACCTTTGTCAGGAAGACTAATCTCCAGACACATATCACGTCCGCGCACATGAATGAACGACCGTATTGTTGTAATATTTGTAACAAGAGGTTTAAACAGATTAGTCATTTGAATGGACATGTTATTGTGCATAGTAACTCTATGCCATTTCAGTGTGATTATTGTGAGAGGAGATGTAACAGACTGGATAATCTGAAGAAGCATATGAAGCTGCATGAGAAGAATAAAGGGGTATGA
- the LOC135163123 gene encoding zinc finger protein 25-like isoform X1 has product MQRKTSRIIMSNIRSNFPPENEAKEINEEFSDPQEKGPPRTSHVNEKAEVYVIDLRHDLENNKNNPYKYFLVYIEAYSHYTVLKPLRLNNEEEIAENLLDIFSIIGCPVIINYYNSSINKNSEKLSEVLGAYKIPIFNVKVEENTNKEGSISLGNHLKEQLFDWSRENPNSLLQIGLKSLQMTTNNRINELTNKSPFQLLFNQLLVLNTVKYSPNTTETKKLVTNSKSPRPRPNAKQSPKSSSSIPCPYCSLKFTFPSVLKRHLRSHTNERPYVCEICNKTFKQSGHLSQHCLSHAFPTSQCPICSTKFESRDQLKAHLSRHHRNKRGIQSKPIFQCDSCKKVFTIKSVLERHILTHTHERQFDCKICGKRFKQAGHLKSHTLVHTGEKKFVCSICSKRFTLSNSLKKHMYVHNGEKPYQCDVCGSRFLERRNLNGHLMTHTNERPFGCKICDKRYTLADTLRRHVSAAHENGRTYQCEICAKMFKQLAHLSVHKKVHTDERPFQCHLCDKNFKHKNVLKSHLAIHANVRPFECDVCKATFVRKTNLQTHITSAHMNERPYCCNICNKRFKQISHLNGHVIVHSNSMPFQCDYCERRCNRLDNLKKHMKLHEKNKGV; this is encoded by the exons ATGCAGAG aaAAACCTCGAGGATCATAATGAGCAATATTCGTTCAAATTTTCCACCAGAGAATGAGGCCAaggaaattaatgaagaattcTCCGATCCCCAAGAGAAGGGTCCTCCACGAACTTCCCATGTCAACGAAAAGGCGGAGGTGTACGTAATCGATTTGCGACATGATCTCGAGAATAATAAGAATAATCCATACAAATATTTCTTAGTATACATAGAAGCCTATTCCCACTATACTGTGCTGAAACCCCTGAGACTGAATAATGAAGAAGAAATTGCGGAGAACCTCctagatattttttccatcatagGATGTCCAGTCATAATCAACTACTACAATAGCAGTATTAACAAGAACTCTGAAAAACTATCAGAAGTGCTAGGAGCCTACAAAATACCCATCTTCAACGTAAAAGTGGAAGAAAACACCAACAAAGAAGGCTCGATATCTCTGGGAAACCATTTGAAGGAGCAATTGTTCGATTGGAGTAGGGAAAATCCGAACAGCCTCCTCCAAATCGGTCTCAAATCTCTCCAGATGACTACAAATAATAGAATCAACGAACTAACAAATAAATCCCCATTCCAACTATTGTTCAATCAATTGTTAGTTCTCAACACTGTCAAATATTCTCCAAACACCACCGAAACCAAGAAACTCGTGACCAATTCCAAATCTCCCCGGCCACGTCCCAATGCCAAGCAATCCCCAAAGTCCTCCTCAAGCATCCCCTGCCCCTATTGCTCTCTGAAATTCACCTTCCCAAGTGTCTTAAAACGTCACCTGCGATCTCACACAAATGAGCGCCCCTACGTCTGtgaaatttgcaataaaacgTTCAAGCAATCGGGCCACCTGAGCCAGCACTGCTTGAGCCACGCCTTCCCGACCTCCCAGTGTCCGATCTGCAGTACAAAATTCGAATCCCGGGACCAATTGAAAGCCCACTTGTCCAGACACCACAGGAATAAACGGGGAATACAGAGCAAGCCGATATTTCAGTGTGACAGTTGCAAGAAAGTCTTCACGATAAAAAGTGTCTTGGAGCGACACATCCTGACGCACACCCACGAGCGTCAGTTCGACTGCAAAATCTGTGGAAAGAGATTCAAGCAGGCAGGACACCTGAAGTCTCACACGCTGGTTCATACCGGGGAGAAGAAGTTTGTATGTTCGATATGCTCAAAACGTTTTACACTCTCCAACAGCCTCAAGAAGCACATGTACGTTCACAACGGGGAGAAACCTTATCAGTGCGATGTGTGTGGGTCCAGGTTCCTCGAGAGAAGAAATTTGAACGGTCACTTGATGACCCACACGAATGAGAGACCCTTCGGCTGTAAAATATGTGATAAACGTTACACTTTGGCGGACACATTGAGGAGACACGTCAGTGCAGCTCACGAGAATGGGAGGACTTATCAGTGTGAGATCTGTGCGAAGATGTTCAAACAATTGGCGCATCTGTCGGTTCATAAGAAAGTTCATACAGATGAACGGCCCTTTCAGTGTCACCTTTGTGATAAAAACTTTAAACATAAGAATGTGCTCAAGAGCCATCTGGCTATTCATGCTAATGTGAGACCCTTTGAGTGCGATGTCTGCAAGGCTACCTTTGTCAGGAAGACTAATCTCCAGACACATATCACGTCCGCGCACATGAATGAACGACCGTATTGTTGTAATATTTGTAACAAGAGGTTTAAACAGATTAGTCATTTGAATGGACATGTTATTGTGCATAGTAACTCTATGCCATTTCAGTGTGATTATTGTGAGAGGAGATGTAACAGACTGGATAATCTGAAGAAGCATATGAAGCTGCATGAGAAGAATAAAGGGGTATGA